The proteins below come from a single Anaerolineae bacterium genomic window:
- the cbiQ gene encoding cobalt ECF transporter T component CbiQ, with protein MREAHRLDPYIPGSSPLHRADARLKLVGMLAYVLLLGAIPWRAWPAYSALAALAGAVWVTSGIAPRSLFRRVAPIVLFGGLAAVGALFQPGDHAYRLGRVLWLDFVVSEEGARQCGLLIMRSALSGALVAVYIAVTRFGDTVQALRCLGVPAVLTATLSFVYRYLFVLLDEAFRLDRARESRTLQPPSLRRLGAQVRTYARLVGTLFLRAYDRSERVHQAMLARGYTGEFRPLDPSRWTDADTRAGAIWAAALAAVALAVWL; from the coding sequence TTGAGGGAGGCCCATCGTCTGGACCCGTACATCCCTGGATCCAGCCCGCTCCACCGAGCCGACGCCCGCCTGAAGCTGGTGGGTATGCTCGCATACGTGCTCCTGCTGGGGGCCATCCCCTGGCGGGCGTGGCCGGCCTATTCGGCGCTGGCTGCCCTGGCCGGGGCCGTCTGGGTGACATCCGGGATCGCTCCCCGTTCGCTTTTCCGCCGAGTGGCCCCCATAGTTCTCTTCGGCGGCCTCGCCGCGGTAGGGGCGCTGTTCCAGCCGGGCGACCACGCCTACCGGTTGGGCCGGGTCCTTTGGCTGGACTTCGTCGTATCGGAGGAGGGGGCGCGGCAGTGCGGTCTGCTGATAATGCGCTCGGCGCTGTCGGGCGCCCTGGTGGCGGTGTACATAGCGGTGACCCGCTTCGGGGATACGGTGCAGGCGTTGCGATGCCTGGGCGTCCCCGCCGTGCTGACCGCCACCCTGAGCTTCGTGTACCGTTACCTCTTCGTGCTGCTGGACGAGGCGTTCCGGCTGGATCGGGCCCGGGAGTCTAGGACGTTGCAGCCCCCCTCTCTGCGACGACTCGGCGCCCAGGTGCGGACCTACGCTCGGCTGGTGGGGACGCTGTTCCTGCGCGCCTACGACCGCAGTGAGCGGGTGCATCAGGCCATGTTGGCGCGCGGCTACACCGGAGAGTTCCGTCCTTTGGATCCGTCGCGCTGGACGGACGCCGACACTCGGGCAGGGGCGATCTGGGCCGCCGCCCTGGCGGCAGTGGCCTTGGCGGTCTGGCTATGA
- a CDS encoding energy-coupling factor ABC transporter permease: MHIPDGFLSTPVAVGSWAVSTGAVGYAARRAARELGDRQVPLMGVSGAFIFAAQMLNFPVAGGTSGHLLGGALAAILLGPWQAALALTAVLGVQALLFQDGGLLVLGANVLNMAVVGVLTAWLTYRAGLALLGSGRTASLVSTFVAAWLSVVVASLLAAVELALSGAYAAGAVLTAMGGVHLLIGLGEGLITTAVIAFVTATRPGLLALQPARA; encoded by the coding sequence ATGCACATCCCCGATGGGTTTCTCAGTACTCCTGTAGCCGTTGGCAGTTGGGCGGTGTCGACCGGCGCTGTCGGTTATGCCGCGCGCCGGGCCGCCCGTGAGCTAGGTGACCGGCAGGTGCCTCTGATGGGGGTATCGGGGGCGTTCATATTCGCTGCCCAGATGCTCAACTTCCCTGTTGCCGGGGGAACATCTGGGCACTTGCTTGGGGGCGCGCTGGCGGCGATCTTGCTCGGCCCTTGGCAGGCAGCTCTTGCGCTCACTGCCGTTCTGGGAGTGCAGGCGCTGCTCTTCCAGGATGGCGGGCTGCTGGTGCTGGGAGCGAACGTCCTCAACATGGCGGTGGTGGGTGTGCTCACGGCCTGGCTGACCTACCGGGCCGGACTGGCCCTGCTGGGTAGCGGGCGGACCGCCTCTCTGGTGAGCACCTTCGTGGCTGCCTGGCTCTCGGTGGTGGTGGCATCGCTGCTCGCGGCGGTGGAGCTGGCCCTCTCCGGCGCTTACGCTGCCGGCGCGGTGTTGACGGCCATGGGTGGGGTGCACCTGCTGATCGGACTGGGCGAGGGACTGATCACCACCGCGGTGATCGCTTTCGTGACGGCGACTCGCCCGGGTCTGCTCGCCCTGCAGCCGGCTCGGGCTTAG
- a CDS encoding 4Fe-4S binding protein — MAIRVVDTRCPQNHRCPSVRLCPVGALKQEGYSAPRVDEEKCIDCGRCVRHCPMGALRE; from the coding sequence ATGGCCATAAGAGTAGTAGATACGCGTTGTCCTCAGAACCATAGGTGCCCGTCCGTGCGCCTATGCCCAGTGGGGGCGCTCAAGCAGGAGGGCTACTCCGCTCCCAGGGTGGACGAGGAGAAGTGCATAGACTGCGGCCGGTGCGTGCGGCACTGCCCTATGGGCGCTCTAAGGGAGTGA
- a CDS encoding ABC transporter ATP-binding protein, giving the protein MTSFPRSRRAVQVQHLSKWYRVDGHVVQALADVTLGADEGEFVSIVGPSGCGKTTLFNLICGLSRPDGGRILLDGREMRGERGRVAYMPQKDVLLPWRTLLENVLLGAEVDGQPMLQARQEALELMSAFGLEGFEHRYPHELSGGMRQRAALLRTYLFHRDVLLLDEPFGALDALTRRQMQVWLMSVWEERRKTILFVTHDVEEAVFLSDRVYALTPRPARVSHEMEVDLPRPRRPALLAAPEFVAARAELLGALLPG; this is encoded by the coding sequence ATGACTTCCTTCCCCAGGAGTAGGCGCGCCGTCCAGGTGCAACACCTCAGCAAGTGGTACCGCGTGGACGGTCACGTGGTCCAGGCGCTGGCCGACGTGACGCTGGGGGCGGACGAGGGCGAGTTCGTTAGCATCGTCGGCCCCAGCGGCTGCGGCAAGACAACCCTTTTCAACCTGATCTGCGGGCTGAGTCGTCCCGACGGCGGCCGTATCCTTCTGGACGGCCGAGAGATGAGAGGGGAGCGAGGACGGGTGGCCTACATGCCCCAGAAAGACGTGCTCCTGCCTTGGCGGACGCTGTTGGAGAACGTGCTTCTGGGCGCCGAAGTGGATGGCCAGCCTATGCTCCAGGCGCGGCAGGAGGCGCTGGAGCTGATGTCCGCCTTCGGACTCGAGGGGTTCGAGCACCGCTATCCTCACGAGTTGTCCGGGGGTATGCGGCAGCGAGCGGCCCTCCTGCGCACTTACCTCTTTCACCGAGATGTGCTCCTGCTGGACGAGCCCTTCGGTGCCCTGGATGCCCTCACTCGACGGCAGATGCAGGTGTGGCTCATGTCGGTATGGGAGGAGCGCCGCAAGACCATCCTCTTCGTCACCCACGACGTGGAGGAGGCGGTGTTTCTGTCCGACCGGGTCTACGCCCTCACGCCTCGACCGGCCCGGGTCAGTCACGAGATGGAGGTGGACCTGCCCCGGCCGCGGAGGCCGGCACTACTGGCGGCACCGGAGTTCGTGGCCGCCCGAGCGGAGCTGCTGGGGGCGCTGCTGCCGGGGTGA
- a CDS encoding ABC transporter substrate-binding protein — MAVMVLALAACRPTPAAQQVVLMLDWVPNTNHTGIYVALDKGWYREQGIELEIIQPAEAGVEQVVGAGQAQFGISFAEWLTAARVEGIPIVSLAAIIQHNTSGFASPAEKGLERPRDLEGHRYGGGGLEIERAMLRALMECDGADVDRVEFVDVGYADFFVVTQREVDFTWIYYAWTGIEAEIRQVPINVIWLRDYVECVPDYYTPIIITSEALIAEEPDLVRRFMAATARGYQYAIEDPEGAAEILLAHAEADEELVRRSQEWLSPRYAEDAPRWGEQDLAVWQRFTDWMYENGLIAQPIEAEAAFTNDFLPQE; from the coding sequence ATGGCGGTCATGGTGCTGGCGCTGGCCGCCTGCCGGCCGACGCCGGCTGCGCAGCAGGTGGTGCTCATGCTGGACTGGGTGCCAAACACCAACCACACCGGCATCTACGTGGCCCTGGATAAGGGTTGGTACCGAGAACAAGGCATTGAGCTGGAGATCATCCAACCGGCGGAGGCTGGTGTGGAGCAGGTAGTGGGGGCGGGGCAGGCGCAGTTCGGCATCAGCTTCGCCGAGTGGCTCACGGCGGCGCGGGTGGAAGGGATTCCCATAGTGTCTCTCGCTGCCATCATCCAGCACAACACTTCCGGCTTTGCCTCGCCGGCCGAGAAGGGGCTGGAACGCCCTCGCGACCTGGAGGGGCATCGGTATGGGGGTGGCGGGCTGGAGATCGAGCGGGCCATGCTGCGGGCCCTCATGGAGTGCGACGGTGCCGATGTCGATCGGGTGGAATTCGTGGACGTGGGCTATGCCGACTTCTTCGTGGTCACCCAGCGGGAGGTGGACTTCACCTGGATCTACTACGCCTGGACCGGGATCGAGGCGGAGATTCGCCAGGTCCCCATCAACGTCATCTGGCTACGGGACTACGTCGAGTGCGTGCCCGACTACTACACGCCCATCATCATCACCAGCGAAGCTCTGATCGCTGAGGAGCCGGACCTGGTGCGCCGCTTCATGGCGGCCACGGCGCGAGGCTACCAGTACGCCATCGAGGACCCGGAGGGAGCGGCCGAGATTCTACTTGCGCACGCTGAGGCCGATGAGGAACTGGTGCGCCGCAGCCAGGAGTGGCTCAGCCCCCGCTATGCCGAGGACGCTCCCCGATGGGGCGAGCAGGACCTGGCCGTGTGGCAGCGGTTCACCGACTGGATGTACGAAAACGGGTTGATCGCTCAGCCTATCGAGGCCGAAGCTGCCTTCACCAATGACTTCCTTCCCCAGGAGTAG